From a region of the Lactuca sativa cultivar Salinas chromosome 4, Lsat_Salinas_v11, whole genome shotgun sequence genome:
- the LOC111896456 gene encoding brassinosteroid-responsive RING protein 1: MFPESKISSYVVSIATYLIWAWDFLTHLSFYQQRVQLDQVVGNHHQLGATQFHQKMSSEESVECAVCLSKIEEDDEIRVLRCDHLFHKGCLDRCIEYKHTACPLCRDILAGPRMVCELGRELLVFAFCSNNSSSDDDFDRWWIR; encoded by the coding sequence ATGTTTCCTGAATCAAAAATTTCATCTTATGTTGTATCAATCGCTACTTATTTGATATGGGCATGGGATTTCTTGACTCATCTTTCTTTCTATCAGCAAAGAGTACAACTTGATCAGGTCGTCGGAAACCATCATCAGCTCGGAGCTACACAGTTTCACCAGAAGATGAGCTCGGAGGAGTCTGTGGAATGCGCTGTGTGCTTGTCCAAGATAGAAGAAGATGACGAGATTAGAGTGCTGAGATGTGATCATCTTTTTCACAAAGGATGCTTGGATCGTTGTATTGAATATAAGCACACCGCATGCCCTTTGTGCCGTGATATTTTAGCTGGGCCACGGATGGTTTGTGAGCTTGGTCGTGAACTACTTGTTTTCGCTTTCTGTTCGAATAATAGTTCTAGTGATGATGATTTTGACAGATGGTGGATCCGGTAA
- the LOC111896432 gene encoding putative phospholipid-transporting ATPase 9 has product MAHGRKKKVHLSKMYSFRRGAFEDDHSQIGGPGFSRVIYCNENGGSEGVIQNYADNYVRLTKYTPVTFLPKSLFEQFRRVANFYFLVTGILAFTPLAPYSPVSAVLPLIIVIGATMVKEGIEDWQRQQQDHEVNNRKVKVHRGGGVFESSQWKKLRVGDIVKVEKDEFFPADLLLLSSSYDDAICYVETMNLDGETNLKLKQSLDVTSSINEDSKFNNFKATVRCEDPNASLYTFVGTMMFQEQRYPLSPQQLLLRDSKLRNTDYIYGAVIFTGHDTKVIQNSTDPPSKRSRIERRMDNIIYFLFFVLFLMAFVGSIYFGIVTRDDLDGDRMKRWYLRPDDSDIFFDPERAPMAAIYHFLTAVMLYSYLIPISLYVSIEMVKVLQTIFINNDIDMYDEESDKPAHARTSNLTEELGQIDTILSDKTGTLTMNSMEFIKCSVAGTAYGRKVTEVERAMAKKSGSPFRFLEDEKDAFSHLSVKGYNFEDERITNGRWAHEPHSEVIQKFLRLLAICHTAIPDVDEVTGKVTYEAESPDEAAFVIAARELGFQFYKRTHTSVCFMEFDPKSKTNVERSYELLNVLEFNSTRKRMSVIIRDDEGKLLLLSKGADSVMFERLSKNGREFEEKTREHVNEYADAGLRTLILAYRELNDKEYKEFNEKFTEAKNSVSAERDDLISEVTDEIEKDLILLGATAVEDKLQKGVPECIDKLAQAGIKIWVLTGDKMETAINIGFACSLLRQGMKQIVITLESPEIIEAEKAGDKNVIAKVSKASVEKQISEGMAQMKGSKSEAYALIIDGKSLAYALNDDTKNEFLELAVGCASVICCRSSPKQKALVTRLVKEGTGKTTLAIGDGANDVGMIQEADIGIGISGVEGMQAVMSSDISIAQFRFLERLLLVHGHWSYRRISSMICYFFYKNIVFGTTIFLYEAYASFSAQPAYNDWYLSLYNVFFTSLPVIALGVFDQDVSSRFCLKFPLLYQEGVQNTLFRWRRIFSWMLNGLISGIIIFFLCITALNPESYNKNGKTAGMEIVGATLYTCIVWVVNCQMALAVSYFTLIQHIFIWGGVLLWYLFLLAYGALPASISTTAYEVFVETLAPSPSYWVVTLFVVIASLIPYFSIKAIQMRFFPGYHGMVQWIRHEGHGEDPEYCNMVRQRSIRPRMTVGLTARSVARDNNLYNLDRHLER; this is encoded by the exons ATGGCCCATGGGAGGAAAAAGAAGGTGCATCTTAGCAAGATGTACTCATTTAGGAGAGGTGCATTCGAAGATGATCATTCACAGATTGGAGGGCCTGGGTTTTCAAGGGTTATTTATTGCAATGAAAATGGTGGATCAGAGGGCGTGATTCAAAATTACGCCGATAATTATGTGAGGTTAACAAAGTACACACCAGTAACATTTCTCCCAAAATCATTGTTTGAACAGTTTAGAAGAGTCGCTAATTTCTACTTTCTTGTTACTGGGATCTTAGCTTTTACACCATTAGCTCCTTATTCACCTGTTAGTGCTGTTCTTCCTCTTATTATCGTCATTGGTGCTACAATGGTGAAAGAAGGGATCGAAGATTGGCAAAGACAACAGCAG GATCATGAGGTTAATAATCGAAAAGTTAAAGTTCATCGTGGTGGTGGAGTTTTCGAATCGAGCCAATGGAAGAAACTAAGAGTGGGTGATATAGTGAAAGTAGAAAAAGACGAATTCTTCCCTGCTGATCTTCTTTTGCTTTCATCAAGCTACGATGACGCAATCTGTTACGTTGAAACGATGAATCTAGATGGCGAAACGAATTTGAAGTTAAAACAATCATTAGACGTAACTTCTTCAATCAACGAAGATTCAAAATTTAACAACTTCAAAGCTACAGTAAGATGCGAAGATCCAAACGCAAGTTTATACACTTTCGTTGGAACAATGATGTTTCAAGAACAACGATATCCACTTTCACCTCAACAGCTTCTTTTACGAGATTCCAAGCTTCGAAACACAGATTACATCTATGGCGCCGTGATCTTCACTGGTCATGACACGAAAGTCATCCAAAATTCAACGGACCCACCTTCAAAAAGAAGCAGAATCGAGAGACGAATGGATAACATCATCTATTTCTTGTTCTTCGTCTTGTTTCTAATGGCTTTTGTAGGATCGATCTATTTCGGGATTGTAACTAGAGACGATTTAGATGGTGATCGAATGAAAAGATGGTATTTAAGACCAGACGATTCTGATATCTTCTTTGATCCCGAACGAGCTCCCATGGCAGCCATCTATCACTTCCTCACAGCAGTGATGCTATACAGCTACTTAATTCCCATCTCTCTGTATGTTTCAATTGAAATGGTGAAAGTATTGCAGACGATTTTCATCAACAACGACATTGATATGTACGATGAAGAATCTGATAAACCCGCCCATGCTAGAACATCAAATTTGACCGAAGAACTTGGTCAAATTGATACAATTTTATCAGATAAAACAGGAACTTTGACAATGAACTCAATGGAGTTCATCAAATGCTCAGTAGCAGGGACAGCTTATGGGCGTAAAGTTACAGAAGTTGAAAGAGCCATGGCTAAAAAATCAGGGTCTCCATTTCGATTTCTTGAAGATGAAAAAGATGCGTTTTCTCATTTATCAGTGAAAGGATACAACTTTGAAGATGAAAGGATTACAAATGGGAGATGGGCTCATGAACCACATTCTGAAGTGATACAAAAGTTTCTTCGATTATTAGCAATTTGTCATACAGCCATACCTGATGTGGATGAAGTAACAGGGAAAGTGACTTATGAAGCTGAGTCACCTGATGAAGCAGCTTTCGTGATTGCAGCTCGAGAACTCGGGTTTCAATTCTATAAAAGGACACACACAAGTGTCTGTTTTATGGAGTTTGATCCTAAATCGAAGACAAATGTCGAAAG ATCATATGAACTTTTGAATGTTCTAGAGTTTAATAGTACACGAAAGAGAATGTCTGTTATTATAAGGGATGATGAAGGAAAGCTATTATTACTTTCTAAAGGTGCTGACAG tGTGATGTTTGAAAGACTATCAAAAAACGGGAGAGAATTCGAAGAGAAAACAAGAGAACATGTGAATGAATATGCGGATGCAGGGTTAAGGACTTTAATACTTGCATATCGTGAACTCAATGACAAAGAATACAAAGAATTCAATGAGAAATTCACAGAAGCTAAAAACTCAGTTAGTGCAGAAAGAGATGATTTGATAAGTGAAGTTACAGATGAGATTGAGAAAGATTTGATACTTCTTGGAGCAACTGCTGTTGAGGATAAACTGCAAAAAGGGGTTCCAGAATGCATTGACAAACTTGCTCAAGCTGGAATCAAGATATGGGTTTTAACTGGTGATAAAATGGAAACAGCCATTAATATAGG TTTTGCTTGTAGTTTGCTTAGACAAGGAATGAAACAGATAGTAATAACATTGGAGTCGCCGGAAATCATAGAAGCAGAAAAAGCCGGGGATAAAAATGTCATTGCGAAG GTTTCCAAAGCTAGTGTTGAGAAACAGATATCAGAAGGAATGGCTCAGATGAAAGGTTCAAAGTCTGAGGCATATGCTTTGATCATTGATGGAAAATCTCTTGCGTATGCTTTAAACGATGACACAAAAAACGAGTTTTTAGAACTTGCAGTTGGATGTGCCTCTGTTATTTGTTGTCGTTCGTCGCCAAAACAAAAGGCATTGGTTACACGACTTGTTAAAGAGGGAACCGGAAAGACGACATTAGCAATCGGCGATGGAGCTAACGATGTCGGAATGATTCAAGAAGCCGACATCGGAATCGGAATCAGTGGAGTTGAGGGAATGCAGGCGGTTATGTCGAGCGACATCTCAATTGCTCAATTCCGGTTTTTGGAACGATTGCTATTAGTCCACGGACATTGGTCTTACCGAAGAATTTCTTCAATG ATATGctattttttctataaaaacatCGTATTTGGAACCACGATTTTCTTGTATGAAGCTTATGCATCATTCTCAGCTCAACCTGCGTATAATGATTGGTATTTGTCTCTTTACAATGTCTTCTTCACATCGCTTCCTGTCATTGCATTGGGAGTATTTGATCAAGATGTATCTTCTCGATTTTGTCTCAAG TTCCCTTTGCTATACCAAGAAGGTGTACAAAACACACTCTTCAGATGGCGTAGAATCTTCAGCTGGATGCTCAACGGGCTAATAAGTGGCATAATCATATTTTTCCTCTGTATCACAGCCTTAAACCCCGAATCAtacaacaaaaatggaaaaacaGCTGGGATGGAGATTGTGGGGGCCACATTGTACACATGCATCGTATGGGTAGTCAACTGCCAGATGGCATTAGCCGTTAGTTACTTCACCTTAATCCAACACATCTTCATCTGGGGAGGTGTGCTCCTGTGGTACCTCTTCCTGTTAGCTTATGGTGCACTCCCAGCCTCCATTTCAACTACTGCATATGAAGTCTTTGTGGAAACACTTGCACCTTCTCCTTCGTATTGGGTTGTGACTCTTTTTGTAGTGATTGCTTCTTTGATACCGTATTTTAGTATTAAGGCGATTCAAATGAGGTTCTTTCCGGGGTACCATGGAATGGTGCAATGGATAAGGCATGAAGGTCATGGTGAAGATCCTGAGTATTGTAATATGGTTAGACAAAGGTCGATAAGGCCAAGGATGACTGTGGGGTTGACTGCTCGTTCGGTAGCAAGAGATAATAATTTGTATAATTTGGATCGTCATCTTGAGAGATGA